TTAATTCGGTAGAAGGCTGAATGTGTTTTCCGCTGGCAAATTTTAATCGTGCGTTGTTATTAAAGATGTCGCCCTCGCGGTTGGTATTTGTAATCCAGGTTGGCAATGTCCCGTAATCGCTTTGAAGTGCTGCAATTCCGTTTGGCGTAAAAATTACACTGGTTTCCAGTCGAACAGTTTCTCCCCTGTCGAGCATAAATTCAATGTATTTCATGGTTGGTTCGTAAAAACCCCAGCCAGCGCCGGCACCTGTAACAACGGGAGTCCAGCCACCAATTCCAAATGGTGCATACAAAAATCCAAATCTGTCGCCTTCTCCCTGGTTAAAATCAGAATACTGAAATTCCATAATAATTTCATCGTCGAGTTTACCTGCCTTTTTGAAAAGATGGTAAAAATCATTCGACAGTTGATATTCTCCCGAACTGATGATCTGAGATGTGGCACTTACCACTCCCTGGTAATCTTTCATTTCCTGGTAAGCCAAAGCCTGAATGGCATACGCGGTAAAACGCGTCATTCCCCCGCGAACATCGCTGCGTTTATTTGGATTTACTGCAGGTAAATTTGGAATTATCTCATTCATCTCGTCAACAATGTATTGCATCACCTCTACTTTGTTGCTAACCGGTGTATTCTGAATATTATCCAGCTGGTCGATTACAATGCAACCTCCAAAAGTACGTGCAATGTTAAGGTACAAATACGCCCTCATTGTTCTGCACTCGGCAAGATACTGATCGGCAAGCGCGTCGTTGTTGGCAGCTTCGCGATACTTTTCAATTTCTTCCATTGCAGTGAATGTGTTCACAATATCGTTGTAATGCAATTGCCACACTGAATTTGGATTCCAGTGACTAGCCAGGTATTTAAATTCGTCCTGTTCATGCATAGGCACCTGGTCCCCGGCAGCATTTACATCATCGCCGCGAATACCCAGTGTTAACGGTTCTTCCCACGAACGTGTGTACAAACCATAATACGCGCCCAATAGAGGCAATATCATATCTTCGCCAATGGTATAATCTACGTCACTTGTAAACGATTCGTCTTCAAAAGGCTCGTCTAACTTATCGGTACATCCTATTGCCGAAATCAGTAGCAACCCGCTTAACAACAGGGGTGCGAAATATTTTTTGTAGTGTTGTATTTTCATTGTTCAAAAATTTAGAATTTAAGGTTTACGCCCACTGTATAAACGGCAGGTACCGGATAGAACTGACGATCGATTCCGTTGGGTACTTCCGGATTAAATCCGTTGTATTTGAATACCGTTAATGGTTTTTCAGCAGTTAAATAGATCTTGGCATCCGGCATGTCTTTTCCAAATAATTGTGTACCCTTAATGTTGTATGCCAACTGAATATTCTGAATGCGGAAGAAATTACCGTCCTCAAGAAGATAATCACTGAAATTCTGGTTCCAGCCGCGTCGCAAACCCGATGCTGACGGATATTTATTCGAAGTTCCTTCCCCATTCCACAAACCTGCAGCAAGTTCTGCATCGATGTTTGTATCGTTTGTCCAGATAATTTCACCTCTTTTACGGTTGAGGATTTTATTTCCTGTTTGCCCCATAATGTTCATCGAAAATTCGAAGTTTTTATAGTTCAAGCCTAAAAAGCCACCATAATTGAATGTAGGAATGTACGACCCCAGGAATACTTTATCGTCGTCGTCAATTACGTCGTTTCCGTCCTGGTCTTTGTATTTTAAATCGCCCGGAACCAAACCGTTTGCAACTGCGATTGGATCGGCATTTACTTCAGCTTCGTTTTGATAAACTCCGGCTACTTCGTAACCATAAAACGAAAGCAATGGTTCGCCCACTTGCGATCGCTGACGGAACTCGGCACTTCCTCCATTAATATAGGTTTGCCCATAAAGGTCGCGCACCTCATTTTTTAAAGTCGAAATATTTCCACCAATGGTATAAGTAAAGTCTTTGGTGATTTCACCTCTCCAGCTTGCTGCCAGTTCGAGGCCTGAGTTTCTGATGGTACCAACATTACGCAAAACACTTCCTGACTGCAGTTTAAGACTTACCGGAATGGCTGCATCTTCTGTGTCGCGAATGAAATAATCGGCCTCAATACTTAAACGGTTGTTAAACAGTTCGGCGTTTAAACCAACGTTGGTTCCGGTAACAGTTTCCCAACCCAAATAACCAAAAGTACTGGTGGTTGTGGTTCCGTTCACCTGTGTATCATCTACGGCTAAATAAACCGGATTGGTAGTGTTTGCTCCATCCTGACGGGCAATTTTATCGTTACCCAGTTTACCCCAACCTCCGCGGAATTTCAGGTAATTAATAAAACCAACGCCGTCCATAAAACTTTCTTCCGAAACTACCCAACCCAAACCAAATGCAGGGAAAGTTCCCCATTTTTCCTGGTATTTTTGAGTACCTTCTCTACGCAATGTAACATAGGCGATGTACTTGTTTTGATAGTTGTAAGAAAGCCGTCCGAAATAAGAAAGGCCATAAAGACGTTCAGCATTGTCGTTTACTTCTTTCGAAGTTTCCGACTGAGTTTGGCCAATGTACCATGCATTTTCATTTAATGGAATATCTTCAGCCGATCCAACCAAATAATCGTACCACTCGTCGCGGTATGATGTTCCAACCATTGCACTCAAATTGTGGTCGCCGAAACTATCGTTGTAGGTTATTGTGTTGTCGAAAAACTGGTTAACAATGGTAGTTCTCGACGATGAAATGCTTGACAAACTTCTGGTTGTAGAGTTTGTAATATAATAAGGCATTCCAACACTTCTGTCTTTCAAAAACATCATCGAAACATTGTAGTTGGTTTTAAACTTCAACTTGGCAGGAACCAATTCCACTTCGGCGTAAACACCCGAAAGTATTTTTCTGATGTCCTGACGGGTTTCGTTAAATGCCAAGTTCAGAAATGGGTTTTGTGATCCGCGGTAGTCCAAAAGCTGAGCGCTTGAGTAGTTGCTCGGATAATCAACACCGGCTGCCACAAGATCGTTGTAGTTTTCATCGTCGTAAACCGGTAAAATCGGCACAGCGTGATAAGCACTAAACCAGGCAGCATCGCTGGCAATGTATTTTGTGCCATTACTTACATTGAAATTTACTCCCGCTTTTAACCAGCTATTTGCCTGGTGATCGATGGAAGAACGAATATTCATCCTTTCGTACGAATTCTTCGCTTCCAAAAGTCCGTCCTGATCGAAATAACTTACTCCCATCGAGTACGAAGTTTTGTCGTTTCCACCCAAAATTGACAAGGAATGATTCTGCTGAATGGCATGCGATTTCATAATCTCGGCATACCAATCGGTATTTACATTCGGTACATTTGGATTTATGTAACTTCTTCCGTAGCGCTGCATGGCGTTTTCGATAAAACTAATATCGGCTGCAGAACCGGTTTGATTGATGTAATTCACAAACTGCTCGGCATTGGCCATCTGCATTACGTTTTGCGGAACCTGAACACCATAATAACCTTCGTAAGTAATAGAGGTTTTTGAGTTTAACGAACCTTTTTTGGTAGTAATTAAAACCACACCGTTTGCAGCCCGAACACCATAAATTGCAGAAGCCGAAGCATCTTTTAAAACGGATAATGTTGCAATATCCGATGGATTCAGAAAGTCGATGTTGTCGAAATACATTCCATCAACAACATACAAAGGCGAAGAATTACTGCTGCTTGGGAACGATCCAACTCCCCTTATTCGTACAGTTGGCTCGCTTCCGGGAGCTCCGGAATTAACAATTTGTACACCGGCAACTTTACCCTGCAAACCCTGCATGGCTTGTCCGGCAGGAGTTTTTACAAGTTCCTCCGATTTAATGGTTGTGATTGATGAAGTCAGGTCTTTTACTTTTAACTCACCATAACCAACCACCACAACTTCTTCCAGCCCAACCACATCTTCGGCCAGCTGAACATTTATGCTTGTTTGCCCATTTACAGGAATCTCCTGCGAAACAAAGCCAATAAAACTAAAAACCAGAGTTGATTGAGTTGTTGTTTTAAGTGAATAATTACCATTTACATCGGTAACTGTACCGTTGGTTGTACCTTTTTCGAGAATCGATACACCTGGTAATCCATATCCTGTATTATCGGTTACGTTACCCGAAACAGTAACTGATTCCTGTGCAAAAACACTTGTAACCAATAAACAGAGAAATAAGAACAAAATTGGTTTTCTCATAATATTTAAAATTTGAATTAGTTTCCGGATGTAAAGCTATGGTGCATACAAACGGAATAAAATTTTTATCCCACACTTCTGATTCTCCATTGAATAAGAAGTACAGGAACTACCTCATCATTACCTCACCAACCAAAACCCAACGCTCATATATCCCTAATTACTAGTCAATTAAAATTTCGGATTTTTTATATTGTACAAAATACATGATGCTAAACAATATTTGAGAAATGAATTTTTTCGTATCGAAAAGAGAAAAATATTGCTGTAATTTGTTGCTTTGGTAAAAGCAATCCAATTTAAAAGCAATCTTATTAATGACAAAGTTGAGAAATATCGTTTGTCTTTTTGTTGGCTTAGTACTTCTGGTGAGCACGAACAGTTTTGCACTTGGCAGCAAAATTGATGTGCAACAATTCGACAAAACGAACTACAAGGCAGCAAGTCAGAACTGGTGTGTAAGCACAACAAGCAATGGAGTTATTTACTTTGCCAATCACAAAGGCCTGCTCGAGTACGACGGTAGTTCGTGGCAATTGCACCAGCTGCCAAATCAAACCATTTTACGTGCAGTAAATGTTCAAAGCGACACCTTGATTTTCACCAGTGGATACATGGAATTGGGTTACTGGAAAAGAGACAATTACGGACAACTTTTTTATACTTCGTTAACTCCGGAAGCTGAAAAATATTTTTCGAAAAACATCGAGTTCTGGAACATCGTAGCTTCCGGACAAGAGGTTTATTTTCACTCCTTTAGCGGCATCCTCTCGTATAAAAACGACTCCATAACCAATGTTGAACTTTCAGGATTAACTTCGGCTGTGAATACAATTCAGGGGAAAGTTATTATTGCCATTAAAAATAAAGGTTTATTCGAAATTGCAGATAATAAAGCCCTGCCCTTTTTAACCAACGAGTTCTTTAACAACAAACTTATACGCTTTATTCTGCCCTATAAAAACAATCAAATTTTACTTGGTACTGAAGCAAACGGAATTTATGCATGGAATGGCACTGAAATTAAAGCATGGAAAGACGACTGGCAGGAATATTTTATTGAAAATGAGTTAAAC
The sequence above is a segment of the uncultured Draconibacterium sp. genome. Coding sequences within it:
- a CDS encoding RagB/SusD family nutrient uptake outer membrane protein, yielding MKIQHYKKYFAPLLLSGLLLISAIGCTDKLDEPFEDESFTSDVDYTIGEDMILPLLGAYYGLYTRSWEEPLTLGIRGDDVNAAGDQVPMHEQDEFKYLASHWNPNSVWQLHYNDIVNTFTAMEEIEKYREAANNDALADQYLAECRTMRAYLYLNIARTFGGCIVIDQLDNIQNTPVSNKVEVMQYIVDEMNEIIPNLPAVNPNKRSDVRGGMTRFTAYAIQALAYQEMKDYQGVVSATSQIISSGEYQLSNDFYHLFKKAGKLDDEIIMEFQYSDFNQGEGDRFGFLYAPFGIGGWTPVVTGAGAGWGFYEPTMKYIEFMLDRGETVRLETSVIFTPNGIAALQSDYGTLPTWITNTNREGDIFNNNARLKFASGKHIQPSTELIPGRTSLGSNKNFIAIRYAEVLLMYAEAMTRGASSSISLSADQAVNLVRARAGLSNLSGVTTQNVLDEKFAELAMEWGTRYYDMVRTENTAELSHEGKVFTMDKAYLPFPADQVAELPQLGEGIQ
- a CDS encoding TonB-dependent receptor — translated: MRKPILFLFLCLLVTSVFAQESVTVSGNVTDNTGYGLPGVSILEKGTTNGTVTDVNGNYSLKTTTQSTLVFSFIGFVSQEIPVNGQTSINVQLAEDVVGLEEVVVVGYGELKVKDLTSSITTIKSEELVKTPAGQAMQGLQGKVAGVQIVNSGAPGSEPTVRIRGVGSFPSSSNSSPLYVVDGMYFDNIDFLNPSDIATLSVLKDASASAIYGVRAANGVVLITTKKGSLNSKTSITYEGYYGVQVPQNVMQMANAEQFVNYINQTGSAADISFIENAMQRYGRSYINPNVPNVNTDWYAEIMKSHAIQQNHSLSILGGNDKTSYSMGVSYFDQDGLLEAKNSYERMNIRSSIDHQANSWLKAGVNFNVSNGTKYIASDAAWFSAYHAVPILPVYDDENYNDLVAAGVDYPSNYSSAQLLDYRGSQNPFLNLAFNETRQDIRKILSGVYAEVELVPAKLKFKTNYNVSMMFLKDRSVGMPYYITNSTTRSLSSISSSRTTIVNQFFDNTITYNDSFGDHNLSAMVGTSYRDEWYDYLVGSAEDIPLNENAWYIGQTQSETSKEVNDNAERLYGLSYFGRLSYNYQNKYIAYVTLRREGTQKYQEKWGTFPAFGLGWVVSEESFMDGVGFINYLKFRGGWGKLGNDKIARQDGANTTNPVYLAVDDTQVNGTTTTSTFGYLGWETVTGTNVGLNAELFNNRLSIEADYFIRDTEDAAIPVSLKLQSGSVLRNVGTIRNSGLELAASWRGEITKDFTYTIGGNISTLKNEVRDLYGQTYINGGSAEFRQRSQVGEPLLSFYGYEVAGVYQNEAEVNADPIAVANGLVPGDLKYKDQDGNDVIDDDDKVFLGSYIPTFNYGGFLGLNYKNFEFSMNIMGQTGNKILNRKRGEIIWTNDTNIDAELAAGLWNGEGTSNKYPSASGLRRGWNQNFSDYLLEDGNFFRIQNIQLAYNIKGTQLFGKDMPDAKIYLTAEKPLTVFKYNGFNPEVPNGIDRQFYPVPAVYTVGVNLKF